DNA from Parageobacillus thermoglucosidasius:
ATACGCCCGTCATCAAGAAAAGTTTCATCAAGATATGAGCAGAGAAAAAACGGCAAAGGCTTATGCCCCTGCCGTTTCATACAATGCCCTCATCCGTTCGCGGTCGCGCTCCAAAATCGGTTTTAAATAACGGCCAGTATACGAATGTTTTGCTTCAGCCACTTCTTCCGGCGTTCCCGTCGCCACGATTTGCCCGCCTTGTTCGCCGCCTTCCGGACCAAGATCGATAATGTAGTCCGCCGTTTTTATGACATCGAGATTGTGCTCAATCACGAGAACGGTATCCCCGTTATCGACTAGGCGCTGCAGCACTTTCAATAAGCGGGCAATGTCGTCGACGTGAAGCCCGGTCGTCGGCTCGTCTAAAATATAGAGCGTCCGGCCTGTCGAACGGCGGTGCAATTCGGCAGCCAATTTGACGCGCTGCGCTTCTCCGCCCGACAACGTCGTTGCCGGCTGCCCAAGCTTCATATACCCTAAACCGACATCATACAGCGTCTGTAATTTCCGCTTAATTTTCGGGATATTCCCGAAAAACTCAAGCGCATCTTCCACTGTCATCTCAAGCACTTCCGCAATATTTTTTCCTTTGTATGTCACTTCCAGCGTTTCGCGGTTATACCGTTTGCCATGGCATACTTCACACGGAACATACACATCCGGCAAAAAGTGCATTTCGATTTTAATAATGCCGTCACCGTGGCACGCTTCGCATCGCCCGCCTTTGACGTTAAAGCTGAAGCGGCCTTTTTTATACCCGCGCACTTTCGCTTCATTCGTCGCCGCAAACACTTCGCGAATATCGTCAAACACGCCCGTATATGTCGCCGGGTTGGAGCGGGGCGTGCGGCCGATCGGCGATTGGTCAATGTCAATGACTTTGTCTAAATGTTCAAGCCCTTTGATCGTTTTATGCTCTCCTGGTTTCGCCTTCGCGCGCTGCAATTTTTGCGCAAGCGCCTTATACAAAATTTCATTGACGAGCGTGCTTTTTCCGGAACCGGATACGCCGGTGACCGCGACAAACGTGCCGAGCGGGATTTTCACCGACACATTCTTCAAGTTATTTTCTTTCGCGCCGACAACCTCAATCCATCGTCCATCCGGTTTGCGGCGCTCGCTCGGAATAGGGATGAATTTTTTCCCCGATAAATATTGCCCGGTGAGCGAGTCCGGGTTGTTCATCACTTCTTGCGGCGTTCCGGCCGCAACGACGCGGCCGCCATGAATGCCCGCACCCGGCCCAATATCAATTAAATAATCAGCGGCAAGCATCGTATCTTCGTCATGCTCAACGACAATAAGCGTGTTGCCGATGTCGCGCATGCTTTTCAGCGTCGCAATCAAACGGTCATTATCGCGCTGATGGAGCCCAATCGACGGCTCGTCCAAAACGTAAAGCACCCCGGTTAAGCGCGAGCCGATTTGCGTCGCCAGACGAATGCGCTGCGCTTCTCCGCCAGAAAGCGTTCCGGCGGAGCGGTTGAGTGTTAAATAATCGAGGCCGACGTTCTTTAAAAAGCCGAGGCGCTCGCGGATTTCGCGCAAAATGAGATGGGCGATTTTTTGTTCTTTTTCGCTCAGCTGCAAGTTTTCAAAAAAGGCAAGCGCCTCCGTAACGGAGAGGGCCGTCACTTCGCCGATATGTTTGCCGCCGACGAGAACGGCGAGGCTCTCTTTTTTCAAGCGGTTTCCTTTGCACGTCGGACATGGCTGCTGCGCCATATATTTTTCCATTTGTTCGCGGACATAATCAGAACTTGTTTCCCGATAGCGGCGCTCCACGTTCGGAATAACCCCTTCAAAAACGATATATTGCTCGCGAATTTGCCCGAAGTCGCTCTGGTAGCGGAAGTAAATTTTCTCGCCGCCGCTGCCGTATAAAATTTTATCGAGCTGCTCTTTCGGCAAATCTTTTACCGGCACGTCCATGTCAATGCCGTAATGGTTGCACACCGCTTCTAACAGCTGCGGATAATATTGCGAGCTTTGCGGCTCCCACGGAGCGATGGCGTGCTCGCGCAATGACAGCTCATTGTTCGGAATGACTAAATCGGGATCGACTTCAAGCGTCGCCCCAAGGCCGTCGCAATCCGGGCAGGCGCCGTACGGGCTGTTAAACGAAAACAGGCGCGGCTCAAGCTCGCCAATCGAAAAGCCGCAATACGGGCACGCATGTTTTTCGCTAAACAGCAGCTCTTCCTGGCCAATGACATCAATCAGCACTTTTCCGTCCGCAAGCTTCAAAGCCGTCTCTAATGAATCTGCCAAACGTGTAGCAATCCCGTCTTTAATAATAATCCGGTCGACGACGACCTCAATCGAATGTTTTTTATTTTTCTCAAGCTCAATCGTTTCTGTAAGCTCCCGCATTTCCCCGTCGACGCGCACGCGCACATACCCTTGCTTGCGAATATCCTCCAGCGTTTTCGCATGCGTCCCTTTCCGCCCGGAGACGATAGGAGCGAGAATTTGCATTTTCGTCCGTTCTGGATAGGAAAGAAGCCGGTCGACCATCTGCTCGATCGTCTGCGATGTAATTTCGATGCCATGCTCCGGACAAACCGGACGGCCGATGCGGGCAAACAAAAGCCGCAAATAATCATAAATTTCCGTGACCGTTCCGACAGTCGAACGCGGATTGCGGCTTGTCGTTTTCTGGTCGATCGAAATCGCTGGCGACAGCCCTTCAATCGCATCGACATCCGGCTTATCCATTTGCCCTAAAAACTGGCGGGCGTATGCCGAAAGTGATTCGACATAGCGCCGCTGCCCTTCCGCATAAATCGTATCAAACGCAAGCGACGATTTCCCCGAACCGGAAAGCCCCGTTAAAACAACGAGCTTGTCACGGGGAATTTCGACGTCGATATTTTTTAAATTATGGGCTCTCGCACCTTTGACGATGATTTTATCCGTTGCCATACAATCATCCTTCCGCTTTTAACTCGAAAATAATATCGCGCAATTGGGCTGCCCGCTCGAAATCGAGCGCCTTTGCCGCCTCTTTCATTTCTTTTTCCAAATCGGCAATCAGCTGTTCCCGTTCTTTCTTTGTCATCTTGCTGTAAGACGGTTTCGCGTCGTATGTTTCTTTTTCTTCCGCCGCATATGTCGCGCGGATGACATCGCGGATTTCTTTTTTCACCGTCTGCGGCACAATGCCGTGCTCACGGTTATATGCCTCTTGAATCGCACGGCGCCGTTTTGTTTCATTAATCGCAATTTCCATCGATTTCGTAATCGTATCGGCATACATAATGACATGGCCATTCGCGTTTCTTGCCGCGCGGCCGATCGTTTGGATCAATGAGCGTTCCGAGCGCAAAAAGCCTTCTTTATCTGCGTCCAAAATGGCGACAAGCGAGACTTCCGGAATATCCAGACCTTCCCGCAACAAGTTGATTCCGACGAGCACATCGTATTTGCCAAGCCGCAAATCACGAATGATTTCAATGCGCTCAAGTGTTTTAATTTCCGAATGCAAATACGCGACTTTAATGCCGACTTCTTTCAAATAATCCGTTAAATCTTCCGCCATTTTTTTCGTCAGTGTCGTCACGAGCGTCCGCTCATTCCGCTTCACGCGCTCCTGAATTTCCCCGATTAAATCATCGATTTGCCCTTCAATCGGCCGGACGTCAATCGTCGGATCCAACAGCCCTGTCGGACGAATAATTTGCTCGACGACTTCCGGGCTATGTTCGAGCTCATACGGGCCAGGAGTGGCGGAGACATAAATAATTTGGTTGATTTTTTGCTCAAATTCCTCAAACGTTAACGGGCGGTTATCAAGCGCAGACGGCAAGCGGAAGCCGTGGTCGACAAGCACTTGTTTTCTCGCCCGGTCTCCGTTGTACATGCCGCGAAGCTGCGGCAAGGTCACATGTGATTCATCCACGATAATTAAAAAATCGTCAGGAAAATAATCGAGCAGCGTATATGGCGTCGATCCTGGCGGGCGCAGCGCCAAATGGCGCGAATAGTTTTCAATTCCCGAGCAAAAGCCCATTTCCCTCATCATCTCCAAATCGTAGCGCGTCCGCTGCTCGAGCCGCTGCGCTTCCAGCAGTTTCCCTTGTT
Protein-coding regions in this window:
- the uvrB gene encoding excinuclease ABC subunit UvrB; the encoded protein is MGDRFELVSAYQPQGDQPQAIAKLVEGIRKGVKHQTLLGATGTGKTFTISNVIKEVNKPTLVIAHNKTLAGQLYSELKEFFPNNAVEYFVSYYDYYQPEAYVPQTDTYIEKDAKINDEIDKLRHSATSALFERRDVIIVASVSCIYGLGSPEEYRELVVSLRVGMEIERNALLRRLVDIQYERNDIDFQRGTFRVRGDVVEIFPASRDEHCIRVEFFGDEIDRIREVDALTGEIIGEREHVAIFPASHFVTREEKMRLAIENIEKELEERLRELREQGKLLEAQRLEQRTRYDLEMMREMGFCSGIENYSRHLALRPPGSTPYTLLDYFPDDFLIIVDESHVTLPQLRGMYNGDRARKQVLVDHGFRLPSALDNRPLTFEEFEQKINQIIYVSATPGPYELEHSPEVVEQIIRPTGLLDPTIDVRPIEGQIDDLIGEIQERVKRNERTLVTTLTKKMAEDLTDYLKEVGIKVAYLHSEIKTLERIEIIRDLRLGKYDVLVGINLLREGLDIPEVSLVAILDADKEGFLRSERSLIQTIGRAARNANGHVIMYADTITKSMEIAINETKRRRAIQEAYNREHGIVPQTVKKEIRDVIRATYAAEEKETYDAKPSYSKMTKKEREQLIADLEKEMKEAAKALDFERAAQLRDIIFELKAEG
- the uvrA gene encoding excinuclease ABC subunit UvrA, giving the protein MATDKIIVKGARAHNLKNIDVEIPRDKLVVLTGLSGSGKSSLAFDTIYAEGQRRYVESLSAYARQFLGQMDKPDVDAIEGLSPAISIDQKTTSRNPRSTVGTVTEIYDYLRLLFARIGRPVCPEHGIEITSQTIEQMVDRLLSYPERTKMQILAPIVSGRKGTHAKTLEDIRKQGYVRVRVDGEMRELTETIELEKNKKHSIEVVVDRIIIKDGIATRLADSLETALKLADGKVLIDVIGQEELLFSEKHACPYCGFSIGELEPRLFSFNSPYGACPDCDGLGATLEVDPDLVIPNNELSLREHAIAPWEPQSSQYYPQLLEAVCNHYGIDMDVPVKDLPKEQLDKILYGSGGEKIYFRYQSDFGQIREQYIVFEGVIPNVERRYRETSSDYVREQMEKYMAQQPCPTCKGNRLKKESLAVLVGGKHIGEVTALSVTEALAFFENLQLSEKEQKIAHLILREIRERLGFLKNVGLDYLTLNRSAGTLSGGEAQRIRLATQIGSRLTGVLYVLDEPSIGLHQRDNDRLIATLKSMRDIGNTLIVVEHDEDTMLAADYLIDIGPGAGIHGGRVVAAGTPQEVMNNPDSLTGQYLSGKKFIPIPSERRKPDGRWIEVVGAKENNLKNVSVKIPLGTFVAVTGVSGSGKSTLVNEILYKALAQKLQRAKAKPGEHKTIKGLEHLDKVIDIDQSPIGRTPRSNPATYTGVFDDIREVFAATNEAKVRGYKKGRFSFNVKGGRCEACHGDGIIKIEMHFLPDVYVPCEVCHGKRYNRETLEVTYKGKNIAEVLEMTVEDALEFFGNIPKIKRKLQTLYDVGLGYMKLGQPATTLSGGEAQRVKLAAELHRRSTGRTLYILDEPTTGLHVDDIARLLKVLQRLVDNGDTVLVIEHNLDVIKTADYIIDLGPEGGEQGGQIVATGTPEEVAEAKHSYTGRYLKPILERDRERMRALYETAGA